A single genomic interval of Noviherbaspirillum cavernae harbors:
- the cysE gene encoding serine O-acetyltransferase yields the protein MFSRLREDIASIIERDPAARTAWEVLTCYPGLHAIVMHRWARWCWTRGMKWLGRFISHIARGLTGIEIHPGATIGRRVFIDHGFGVVIGETAEIGDDCTIYQGVTLGGTSLSKGAKRHPTLERGVIIGAGAKVLGGFIVGEGAKVGSNAVVVKAIPAGATAVGNPAHIVRKEANKQHEEAAARMFAAYGVTPNGDDPLSTALHGLINHAAAQEGQIHKIIAAMKSAGVACEVLPELEKFDPEQLNKLVE from the coding sequence ATGTTTAGCCGCCTTCGCGAAGACATCGCCAGCATCATTGAACGTGACCCTGCCGCACGTACGGCATGGGAGGTGCTGACTTGTTATCCTGGCTTGCACGCGATTGTGATGCATCGCTGGGCGCGCTGGTGCTGGACGCGCGGGATGAAGTGGTTGGGCCGGTTTATTTCTCATATCGCTCGCGGTTTGACCGGGATCGAGATCCATCCCGGTGCGACGATTGGACGGCGTGTATTCATTGATCACGGCTTCGGCGTCGTGATCGGGGAGACTGCCGAAATTGGCGATGACTGCACAATCTACCAGGGCGTGACCTTGGGTGGGACGTCGTTGAGCAAAGGGGCGAAACGCCATCCGACCTTGGAGCGTGGCGTGATCATCGGTGCCGGTGCCAAGGTGTTGGGCGGATTCATCGTTGGTGAAGGTGCCAAAGTCGGGTCCAACGCCGTTGTTGTGAAAGCGATTCCTGCCGGTGCGACGGCAGTTGGCAATCCGGCACACATCGTCCGGAAAGAGGCAAACAAGCAGCACGAAGAAGCAGCAGCACGCATGTTCGCTGCGTACGGGGTGACGCCGAACGGCGATGATCCTTTGTCGACCGCGTTACATGGCTTGATCAATCATGCGGCAGCCCAGGAAGGCCAGATTCATAAAATCATCGCTGCGATGAAGAGTGCCGGTGTTGCATGCGAAGTATTGCCGGAGCTGGAGAAATTCGACCCGGAGCAACTTAATAAGCTGGTTGAATGA
- the rlmB gene encoding 23S rRNA (guanosine(2251)-2'-O)-methyltransferase RlmB produces MKSKMIFGFHAVTARLRHEASSVEEIYIDASRHDRRMQELLRAAEAAKVRIIHADDQRLDRMVGTRRHQGVVAKAGELSLARNLDELLDAIEGPPLLLILDGVTDPHNLGACLRVADGAGAHAVIAPKDRAVGLNATAAKVASGAADTVPYITVTNLARTLRELKERDIWLFGTTDDAEKTIYDVDFSGPAALVMGSEGEGMRRLTRENCDVLASIPMSGAVESLNVSVASGVCLYEARRQRMSVR; encoded by the coding sequence ATGAAAAGTAAAATGATTTTCGGCTTTCACGCTGTGACTGCACGCCTGCGTCATGAAGCATCTTCGGTGGAAGAGATCTATATCGACGCCAGCCGTCACGACCGTCGCATGCAGGAACTGTTACGCGCTGCTGAAGCTGCGAAGGTGCGCATCATCCACGCGGATGATCAGCGTCTCGACAGAATGGTGGGAACGCGACGGCATCAAGGCGTGGTTGCGAAAGCAGGTGAATTGTCGTTGGCGCGTAACCTCGACGAATTGCTGGATGCTATTGAAGGCCCGCCACTGTTGTTGATACTGGATGGGGTAACCGATCCGCATAATCTCGGCGCTTGTTTGCGCGTCGCTGACGGCGCTGGTGCGCATGCAGTGATCGCGCCCAAGGATCGTGCCGTAGGGCTGAATGCCACCGCTGCCAAAGTGGCAAGCGGTGCGGCCGACACGGTTCCTTACATTACGGTCACCAATCTCGCCCGCACGCTGCGCGAACTCAAGGAACGCGATATCTGGCTCTTCGGTACGACCGACGATGCGGAAAAAACCATCTATGACGTGGATTTTTCAGGTCCTGCTGCACTCGTCATGGGTTCCGAAGGAGAGGGCATGCGCCGTCTTACACGGGAGAATTGCGATGTGCTGGCCAGCATTCCGATGTCCGGTGCGGTCGAAAGCCTCAATGTGTCTGTTGCGTCCGGTGTTTGTCTTTATGAGGCGCGCCGCCAGAGGATGTCTGTGCGCTGA
- a CDS encoding peptidylprolyl isomerase: MAVILTTNHGNIKIELDAEKAPKTVENFLNYVKSGHYDGTIFHRVIDGFMIQGGGFEAGMKQKPTNEPIENEAKNGLKNEPYTIAMARTSAPHSASAQFFINIKNNSFLDYPGQDGWGYCVFGKVVEGTDVVDKIKSVKTTRAGMHADVPVENVVIEKAEIV, from the coding sequence ATGGCTGTAATTCTCACTACCAATCACGGCAACATCAAAATCGAACTTGACGCAGAGAAAGCGCCAAAGACCGTTGAGAATTTCCTCAACTACGTCAAGAGCGGCCACTATGACGGCACGATTTTCCATCGCGTAATCGATGGCTTCATGATTCAGGGAGGCGGCTTCGAAGCGGGCATGAAGCAAAAACCGACCAACGAACCGATCGAAAACGAAGCCAAGAACGGTCTCAAGAATGAGCCGTACACGATTGCAATGGCACGCACATCGGCGCCTCACTCTGCGTCTGCGCAGTTTTTCATCAATATCAAGAACAACAGCTTCCTCGACTATCCGGGTCAGGATGGCTGGGGCTATTGCGTATTCGGCAAAGTGGTTGAAGGTACTGACGTGGTGGACAAGATCAAGTCGGTGAAGACCACCAGAGCCGGCATGCATGCTGACGTTCCGGTAGAAAACGTCGTGATCGAAAAAGCGGAAATCGTCTGA
- a CDS encoding YceH family protein, with product MSEESTNQESSNADRSTSELLDAFEVRVLAVLAEKEALIPDNYPLSLNALVNGCNQLSSRDPVMSMSEETVLEVLQRLMQKKFVVEVRQAGARVSKYEHRMRIKWSLEQDKLAILTILMLRGFQTAGEVRTRSGRLHEFSTVQEVESGLQFLIDKFPPLVARLARAPGTKEARYAHLLAGEDMLERQEIAASFSSGVEMHRQDRVSQLEDEVARLRSDVATLTEQFAQFKKQFE from the coding sequence ATGAGTGAAGAATCCACCAATCAAGAATCTTCAAATGCCGATCGCAGTACGAGCGAGTTGCTTGACGCTTTTGAGGTCAGGGTGCTTGCCGTCCTCGCGGAGAAAGAGGCGCTGATACCGGACAATTATCCGCTATCGCTGAATGCACTGGTCAACGGCTGCAATCAGCTATCCAGCCGTGATCCCGTGATGTCGATGTCCGAGGAAACCGTGCTGGAAGTGCTTCAGCGATTGATGCAGAAAAAGTTTGTGGTTGAAGTGCGGCAGGCCGGTGCTCGCGTATCGAAGTACGAGCACCGCATGCGCATAAAATGGTCGCTGGAGCAGGACAAGCTTGCGATTCTGACGATACTGATGCTTCGCGGATTTCAAACTGCGGGAGAAGTCCGGACTCGTAGCGGCCGATTGCACGAATTCTCAACCGTGCAGGAAGTGGAAAGCGGCCTGCAATTCCTGATTGATAAATTTCCACCATTGGTGGCGCGATTGGCACGCGCGCCCGGCACCAAGGAGGCGCGATATGCTCACTTGCTGGCTGGCGAAGATATGCTAGAGAGGCAGGAAATTGCGGCAAGCTTTTCTTCTGGAGTGGAGATGCATCGGCAAGACCGGGTGTCTCAGCTTGAAGACGAAGTTGCTCGTTTGCGCAGCGACGTCGCAACGCTGACGGAACAGTTCGCTCAATTCAAAAAGCAATTCGAGTGA
- a CDS encoding UDP-2,3-diacylglucosamine diphosphatase gives MSSSAASKAQPETVALFVSDVHLQASLPRTTKAFFKFLRQHARYAKQLYLLGDLFEYWAGDDDIDDPYNKQVLQAIRQVSDAGVAVYWIAGNRDFLVGTQFARDAGVTLLPDPFMISIAGRQIALAHGDAQCTDDVEYMAFRAKVRQQGWQQEFLAMPLMQRKAIIANLRAGSREAQRSKSCEIMDVNPEAIASLFAATGASMLIHGHTHRPACHQYERDKIRYVLPDWDCDSESPRGGWLAIDATGAASSHDVDGVQR, from the coding sequence ATGAGTTCGTCTGCGGCCTCAAAAGCGCAACCTGAAACGGTTGCGCTTTTTGTTTCGGACGTCCATTTGCAGGCATCGCTGCCACGCACCACCAAGGCATTTTTCAAATTCCTGCGTCAGCATGCAAGGTATGCCAAACAACTCTATCTGCTTGGGGACTTATTCGAATATTGGGCCGGCGACGATGACATCGATGATCCCTACAACAAGCAGGTGCTGCAGGCAATCAGGCAGGTGAGCGACGCAGGCGTGGCAGTGTACTGGATCGCAGGCAATCGCGATTTTCTGGTCGGGACACAATTTGCCCGAGATGCGGGTGTGACGTTGTTGCCGGACCCTTTCATGATTTCCATAGCCGGCAGGCAGATCGCATTGGCTCACGGCGATGCGCAATGTACCGATGATGTGGAATACATGGCATTCCGCGCAAAAGTTCGGCAGCAGGGCTGGCAGCAGGAATTCCTTGCAATGCCGCTGATGCAGCGCAAGGCGATCATTGCAAACCTTCGTGCCGGCAGCCGTGAAGCGCAACGGTCGAAGTCATGCGAGATCATGGATGTCAATCCGGAAGCGATTGCTTCGCTGTTTGCAGCAACCGGCGCATCAATGCTCATCCATGGCCACACACATCGGCCCGCATGCCATCAGTATGAAAGAGACAAGATACGTTACGTACTGCCGGATTGGGATTGTGATAGCGAGTCACCACGCGGCGGCTGGCTTGCCATCGATGCGACTGGCGCGGCAAGCTCGCATGACGTTGATGGCGTTCAGCGCTAA
- a CDS encoding adenylosuccinate synthase, protein MAKNVVVIGTQWGDEGKGKIVDWLTDHAQGVVRFQGGHNAGHTLVIGGQKTALQLIPSGIMRAGVACYIGNGVVLSVPDLLREIDKLQANGVEVVSRLKISEACPVILPYHVALDAAREAARGAAKIGTTGKGIGPAYEDKVARRAIRVADLLNEERFAEKLRDNLDYHNFVLKNYLGAQPIDYQKTLSDALATVPRIAPMVADVSSALYASHKAGGNLLFEGAQGSLLDVDHGTYPFVTSSNCVAGNAAAGSGVGPNMLHYILGITKAYTTRVGSGPFPSELPTDQGIGKHLASVGHEFGTVTGRARRCGWFDAALLRRSVQINGVSGMCLTKLDVLDGLDTLQLCTGYMIDGKAVDIFPVGAEDAGRCQPVYEEMPGWKESTVGAKSLAALPANARAYINRIEQLVGVPIDMVSTGPDREETIVLRHPFV, encoded by the coding sequence ATGGCAAAGAATGTGGTTGTCATCGGCACCCAGTGGGGCGATGAAGGAAAAGGAAAGATCGTCGACTGGTTGACCGATCATGCGCAAGGCGTCGTACGCTTTCAGGGAGGGCATAACGCTGGCCATACGCTGGTGATTGGTGGGCAAAAGACCGCCTTGCAACTGATCCCGTCCGGCATTATGCGAGCCGGAGTTGCCTGCTATATCGGCAATGGCGTCGTCTTGTCGGTACCAGACTTGCTTCGCGAGATTGACAAGCTGCAGGCGAATGGTGTCGAGGTAGTGTCACGTCTGAAAATTTCGGAAGCCTGCCCGGTCATTCTTCCCTATCACGTTGCACTGGATGCCGCACGTGAGGCGGCCCGTGGCGCTGCGAAGATCGGTACGACGGGTAAGGGTATTGGCCCGGCATATGAGGATAAAGTGGCGCGTCGTGCGATTCGGGTTGCCGACTTGCTCAATGAGGAGCGTTTCGCGGAGAAGTTGCGCGATAATCTGGATTATCACAATTTCGTGCTCAAGAATTATCTCGGAGCACAGCCGATTGATTATCAGAAAACCCTGAGTGATGCGCTTGCAACAGTGCCTCGTATCGCGCCCATGGTGGCTGACGTCTCAAGTGCTCTTTACGCGTCGCACAAGGCGGGCGGAAATTTGCTGTTTGAAGGTGCGCAAGGAAGTTTGCTGGATGTGGATCATGGCACGTATCCATTCGTCACATCCAGCAATTGCGTGGCGGGCAATGCGGCTGCAGGCTCTGGCGTTGGTCCAAACATGCTGCACTATATTCTCGGTATTACAAAGGCATATACGACTCGCGTTGGCTCCGGTCCCTTCCCTTCGGAATTGCCAACCGATCAGGGGATTGGCAAACACTTGGCTAGCGTCGGTCATGAATTTGGTACCGTCACGGGGCGTGCTCGTCGATGCGGATGGTTTGATGCGGCTCTGCTGCGCCGATCAGTACAGATCAACGGCGTTTCGGGAATGTGCCTGACCAAGCTGGATGTGTTGGATGGATTGGATACATTGCAGCTATGCACCGGATACATGATTGATGGCAAAGCTGTCGATATCTTCCCGGTTGGAGCGGAAGATGCCGGAAGGTGTCAGCCAGTCTATGAAGAGATGCCGGGATGGAAAGAATCTACGGTTGGCGCGAAGTCGTTGGCTGCACTTCCCGCGAATGCTCGTGCGTACATTAATCGAATCGAACAACTTGTCGGCGTGCCGATTGATATGGTTTCAACCGGTCCGGATCGAGAAGAAACGATCGTTTTGCGGCATCCATTTGTGTAA
- a CDS encoding peptidylprolyl isomerase, which yields MQYSRRTFIHLLTAISLTAAVHNANAADAEQVTLKTSMGSIVIELYPEKAPKSVANFLQYVKSGHYNGTIFHRVMENFMIQGGGFDKDMKQKPTNSPIENEARNGLKNDAYTVAMARTSAPHSATAQFFINVKSNDFLNYPGQDGWGYTVFGKVVKGMDVVDKIKKAETTTVGMHQNVPVKAIVIESASVTN from the coding sequence ATGCAATATTCACGCCGCACTTTTATTCACTTGCTGACAGCGATAAGCTTGACCGCTGCTGTACACAACGCGAACGCAGCAGACGCGGAACAGGTCACCTTGAAAACCAGCATGGGCAGCATCGTGATCGAACTCTATCCGGAGAAAGCACCTAAGTCGGTGGCAAACTTTCTTCAGTACGTAAAGAGCGGACATTACAACGGCACGATTTTCCATCGCGTAATGGAAAATTTCATGATTCAAGGCGGCGGTTTCGACAAGGACATGAAGCAAAAGCCGACCAACAGCCCGATTGAGAATGAGGCAAGGAACGGCCTGAAAAATGATGCGTACACGGTTGCAATGGCGCGCACATCCGCTCCGCATTCTGCCACCGCGCAATTCTTTATCAACGTCAAGAGCAACGACTTTCTCAACTATCCCGGCCAGGATGGCTGGGGCTATACAGTATTCGGCAAAGTCGTGAAAGGAATGGATGTCGTGGACAAAATTAAAAAAGCAGAAACCACCACTGTCGGAATGCATCAAAATGTACCGGTCAAAGCAATTGTGATCGAGTCCGCATCCGTTACCAATTAA
- the rnr gene encoding ribonuclease R encodes MSQYSYTIPSREEILGILRTATGPQDVNSLAAALDVKSAELDGLTRRLNAMERDGQIKPNRNGHYQLAHQPNFIEGRVSGHREGYGFLIPDDASEDIFLPEKEMQKVLHGDSVQVRIVGTDRRGRPEGTIVEVVERANAYVIGRLLNENAVWIVAPEDKRIGQDILLAGSPGKAKTGQVVSVELTEQPSRFTQPVGKIVEVLGDIDDPGMEIEIAVRKYGVPHEFSEAAKKLAAKLPNEVYEADLASRVDLRDIPLVTIDGEDARDFDDAVYCEPVKIGRSNAFRLIVAIADVSHYVKPNDALDVDAIERSTSVYFPRRVIPMLPEKLSNGLCSLNPDVDRLTLVCDAIITSKGEIKAYQFYPAVIHSAARLTYTEVAAILANTKGTEAAKRQTLVPHLLHLYEVFQALLRARQARGAIDFETTETYIVCNAAGKIEQILPRTRNDAHRLIEECMLAANVCAADLLERNKQPGVFRVHAGPTKEKLNQVRTFLKQAGLHLGGGDSPSASDYAELLPKIKTRPDAILLQTMLLRSMQQAVYSPENIGHFGLAYEAYAHFTSPIRRYPDLLTHRAIKAILQGKRYEPKGIDTAVLNTMLSPAARKMQAQDKAAGKKKAEGDIAIWEALGIHCSANERRADEASRDVEAWLKCYFIRDKLGEEFTGTIAGVAPFGIFVQLDSLFIEGLVHVTELGADYFQYDEMRHELRGERTGIRYQLTDRVTVQVSRVDLDARKIDLRLVSEPGIRTVLKNEARRAEVEQTREKKGDQKAVRTREAAVKNGKPKRAKSATSGTKKARSVKTSTKTGKKKRQQ; translated from the coding sequence TTGAGCCAATATTCATACACCATCCCCAGCCGAGAGGAAATTCTCGGTATCTTACGTACCGCGACGGGCCCGCAAGATGTGAATTCCCTCGCCGCGGCTCTCGATGTTAAATCCGCAGAACTGGACGGCCTGACGCGCCGCTTGAATGCGATGGAACGTGACGGTCAGATCAAGCCGAATCGAAACGGCCACTATCAACTCGCACATCAGCCGAACTTTATCGAGGGCCGTGTCAGTGGTCATCGCGAAGGTTACGGTTTCCTGATTCCGGACGATGCCAGCGAAGATATCTTCCTACCCGAAAAGGAGATGCAGAAGGTTCTGCACGGAGATAGCGTGCAAGTGCGCATCGTCGGCACCGATCGACGCGGTCGTCCCGAGGGAACCATTGTCGAAGTGGTCGAGCGCGCAAATGCATATGTCATCGGACGCTTGCTGAATGAGAATGCTGTCTGGATCGTGGCGCCGGAAGACAAGCGAATCGGTCAAGACATACTTTTGGCGGGTTCTCCTGGCAAAGCAAAAACCGGGCAGGTGGTCAGTGTCGAGTTGACTGAGCAGCCATCACGATTTACCCAGCCGGTCGGCAAGATCGTCGAGGTGCTCGGGGATATAGACGATCCGGGAATGGAAATCGAAATCGCAGTGCGCAAGTATGGCGTGCCGCATGAGTTTTCCGAAGCGGCAAAAAAGCTTGCCGCGAAGCTGCCAAACGAAGTGTACGAAGCGGATTTGGCCAGCCGGGTTGATTTGCGCGACATTCCACTGGTGACGATCGATGGTGAAGATGCGCGGGATTTCGATGATGCGGTGTATTGCGAGCCGGTGAAGATCGGCCGCAGCAACGCATTCCGCCTGATCGTTGCCATCGCAGATGTCAGTCATTACGTCAAACCGAACGACGCGCTGGACGTCGATGCAATTGAGCGCAGTACTTCGGTGTATTTCCCCAGACGCGTGATTCCGATGCTGCCGGAAAAGCTGTCGAATGGATTGTGTTCCTTGAATCCGGACGTCGACAGACTGACACTGGTGTGCGATGCGATCATCACCTCGAAAGGCGAAATCAAGGCGTACCAGTTCTATCCTGCGGTGATTCACTCGGCGGCGCGCCTCACCTACACGGAGGTGGCAGCGATTCTTGCCAATACCAAAGGCACGGAAGCGGCAAAACGGCAAACACTGGTGCCGCATCTGTTGCACCTTTACGAAGTGTTCCAGGCATTGCTCAGGGCGCGACAAGCGCGTGGTGCGATCGACTTCGAAACCACGGAAACCTATATCGTGTGCAATGCCGCAGGCAAGATTGAACAAATCCTGCCTCGAACGCGCAATGATGCGCACCGGTTGATTGAAGAATGCATGCTGGCGGCGAATGTCTGTGCCGCCGATCTGCTGGAACGGAACAAGCAGCCCGGCGTGTTTCGCGTCCATGCGGGGCCGACCAAGGAAAAGCTGAATCAGGTCAGAACGTTTTTGAAGCAGGCCGGCTTGCATCTAGGCGGCGGCGACAGCCCTTCGGCGTCCGATTATGCTGAGCTGCTGCCGAAGATCAAGACGCGCCCGGATGCCATATTGTTGCAGACAATGCTGCTGCGTTCGATGCAGCAGGCAGTCTATAGCCCAGAAAACATCGGGCATTTCGGCTTGGCGTATGAGGCCTATGCCCACTTCACCAGTCCGATTCGCCGCTATCCGGATTTGCTGACCCATCGCGCAATCAAGGCGATCCTGCAGGGAAAACGCTACGAGCCGAAGGGCATCGATACCGCTGTGCTGAATACGATGCTGTCGCCGGCGGCGCGCAAGATGCAGGCACAGGACAAGGCTGCAGGCAAGAAAAAGGCAGAGGGTGACATCGCAATCTGGGAGGCGCTGGGTATTCACTGCTCCGCCAATGAGCGTCGTGCCGATGAAGCATCGCGCGACGTTGAGGCGTGGCTGAAGTGTTATTTCATTCGCGACAAACTTGGCGAAGAGTTTACGGGAACGATTGCCGGCGTTGCGCCGTTCGGTATTTTCGTGCAGTTGGACTCGCTCTTTATCGAGGGGTTGGTGCATGTCACCGAGCTGGGGGCCGACTATTTTCAGTACGATGAAATGAGGCATGAGCTGCGCGGAGAGCGCACGGGTATTCGCTATCAGTTGACGGATCGCGTCACTGTTCAGGTAAGCCGCGTCGATCTGGATGCACGCAAGATCGATTTGCGTCTGGTGAGCGAACCGGGCATCCGCACCGTCTTGAAGAACGAAGCAAGGCGAGCCGAAGTCGAGCAGACGCGAGAGAAGAAGGGCGACCAGAAGGCGGTGCGCACCAGAGAAGCCGCGGTAAAGAACGGAAAGCCGAAGCGTGCGAAATCGGCGACCAGCGGGACTAAAAAAGCGCGTTCGGTCAAAACGAGCACCAAAACCGGCAAGAAAAAGCGTCAACAATGA
- the cysS gene encoding cysteine--tRNA ligase: MSAIKIYNTLAREKQTFVPMQAGKVRMYVCGMTVYDYCHLGHARVMVVFDMVQRWLRASGFDVTYVRNITDIDDKIIKRAVENGETISQLTTRFIQAMDEDAAALGVQKPDHEPRATQYVPQMLGMIGKLETNGLAYQAADGDVNFSVRDFPGYGKLSGKSLDDLRAGERVDLNATKRDPLDFVLWKAAKESEPDEVKWDSQWGRGRPGWHIECSAMSCELLGEHFDIHGGGQDLQFPHHENEIAQSEGASQLTFVNYWMHNGFVRVDNEKMSKSLGNFFTIRDVLKKYDPEVVRFFILRAHYRSPLNYSDAHLNDAKHALTRLYTALKDVTPDLLPLDVTEPHAARFADAMNDDFNTPVAISVLFDLANEVNKTRSPALARQLKHLAGIIALLERTPRQFLHAEPASSEDGYAEPDILAQIEARAAAKKAKNFADADRIRAELLANGIILEDKPGGLTEWRRA, from the coding sequence ATGAGTGCCATAAAAATCTACAACACGCTCGCGCGTGAGAAGCAGACATTTGTCCCGATGCAAGCGGGCAAAGTACGCATGTATGTATGTGGCATGACAGTGTACGACTATTGTCATCTTGGTCATGCCCGCGTCATGGTGGTTTTTGATATGGTGCAGCGCTGGCTGAGAGCGTCCGGCTTCGACGTTACATATGTGCGCAATATCACAGACATTGACGACAAGATCATCAAGCGTGCAGTAGAAAATGGTGAGACAATTTCCCAATTGACGACGCGATTCATTCAGGCAATGGATGAAGATGCGGCTGCGCTCGGTGTGCAGAAACCGGATCATGAGCCGCGTGCGACACAGTACGTACCTCAGATGCTGGGCATGATCGGCAAACTCGAAACAAACGGTTTGGCATATCAGGCTGCGGATGGTGACGTTAATTTTTCCGTGCGTGACTTTCCTGGTTATGGAAAATTGTCGGGCAAGTCTCTTGATGATTTGCGCGCCGGCGAACGTGTTGATCTGAATGCCACCAAGCGCGATCCGCTGGATTTTGTGCTCTGGAAGGCGGCCAAGGAGTCAGAGCCGGATGAAGTCAAATGGGATTCTCAGTGGGGTAGGGGACGTCCGGGATGGCATATCGAATGTTCGGCAATGAGCTGCGAGCTGCTTGGCGAGCATTTTGATATCCATGGTGGCGGCCAGGATTTGCAATTCCCGCATCACGAAAACGAGATCGCGCAATCCGAAGGTGCGAGTCAGCTGACATTCGTCAACTACTGGATGCATAACGGCTTTGTGCGAGTGGACAATGAAAAGATGTCGAAATCGCTCGGCAACTTTTTCACCATTCGTGACGTGCTGAAAAAGTATGATCCCGAAGTCGTGCGGTTTTTCATTTTGCGCGCGCACTATCGCAGTCCGCTGAATTATTCCGATGCGCATCTGAATGATGCCAAGCATGCGTTGACGCGTTTGTATACTGCGCTCAAGGATGTCACTCCGGATCTGCTTCCCTTGGATGTGACGGAGCCGCATGCCGCCCGCTTTGCGGACGCGATGAACGATGACTTCAATACGCCGGTCGCCATTTCGGTGCTGTTCGACCTTGCCAATGAGGTGAATAAAACCCGGTCTCCGGCGCTAGCCCGGCAGTTGAAGCATCTGGCCGGCATCATTGCATTACTTGAACGCACACCTCGGCAATTCCTTCATGCCGAACCAGCCAGTAGCGAGGATGGTTATGCGGAACCGGACATTCTTGCGCAAATTGAGGCGAGGGCCGCTGCCAAGAAGGCGAAGAATTTTGCGGATGCCGATCGCATACGTGCGGAACTGCTCGCCAATGGCATTATTCTCGAGGATAAACCGGGTGGCCTGACTGAATGGCGAAGGGCGTGA
- a CDS encoding phosphoribosyltransferase yields the protein MPVSDDKHLWVSWAQYHRSIEELVKLVHESGWKFNQVLCLARGGLRPGDIFSRIFDVPLAILSTNSYRAEAGTVQGELGIAKHITVTKGTVSGKVLLVDDLADSGVTLKRVQEHLQFNFPGVTEVKSAVIWCKACSVLRPDYYLEFLPTNPWIHQPFEEYDSMRPADVIARLKSEQEV from the coding sequence ATGCCCGTATCAGACGACAAGCACCTTTGGGTTTCCTGGGCGCAGTATCATCGCTCCATAGAGGAGCTTGTCAAACTCGTCCATGAATCGGGCTGGAAATTTAATCAGGTATTATGCCTTGCTCGCGGTGGCTTGAGGCCGGGCGACATTTTCTCGCGTATTTTCGATGTGCCGTTGGCCATCCTCTCTACGAATTCGTATCGTGCGGAAGCGGGGACGGTGCAAGGGGAGTTAGGCATTGCCAAGCACATTACGGTAACGAAAGGCACCGTGTCGGGAAAAGTGCTTCTGGTTGATGATTTGGCAGATTCCGGAGTGACGTTAAAGCGGGTGCAGGAGCATCTTCAATTTAATTTCCCCGGTGTAACTGAAGTGAAATCGGCAGTCATCTGGTGCAAGGCATGTTCGGTTCTGCGGCCGGATTACTATCTTGAATTCCTACCCACCAATCCCTGGATTCATCAGCCATTCGAAGAGTACGATAGCATGCGTCCGGCAGATGTCATTGCGCGCTTGAAGAGCGAACAGGAAGTCTAG